The following proteins are encoded in a genomic region of Paenibacillus sp. FSL H3-0469:
- a CDS encoding ATP-binding cassette domain-containing protein: MSIIEAKGLSKSFMQAVKEPGLKGAVKHLFLPRHIEKVAVKPLDLRIEAGETVAYVGPNGAGKSTTIKMLTGILMPSSGSISVNGIKPYRKRMENAAQIGAVFGQRTQLWWDIPIAESFSLLKDIYQIPDALYRKNMDLFTEMLGMSEFIHLSARKLSLGQRMRADLAAALLHNPPILYLDEPTIGLDVSVKEKIRGFIKQINQEQQTTVMLTTHDLGDIEDLCKRLVIIDHGAIIYDGTLSEVKARFAKNRVIFFQVRSPMPELYELLEQSPGLKLEQQSSQEFSVTFDRYEYTASEVVSRVMKHGEVLDFRMEDTHIEQVIKAVYDGQLDLNEHRGARGQAHHDDSSPA; encoded by the coding sequence TTGAGTATAATTGAAGCCAAAGGACTGAGTAAGTCCTTTATGCAGGCGGTGAAGGAGCCGGGCCTTAAGGGAGCGGTGAAGCATCTGTTCCTGCCCCGGCATATTGAGAAGGTGGCGGTCAAGCCGTTGGATCTGAGGATTGAAGCGGGGGAGACAGTGGCCTACGTGGGACCGAATGGTGCCGGTAAATCGACCACCATCAAGATGCTGACCGGCATTCTGATGCCTTCCTCCGGGAGTATCTCGGTGAACGGGATCAAGCCGTACCGCAAAAGAATGGAAAACGCCGCCCAGATCGGCGCAGTCTTCGGACAGCGCACCCAGCTGTGGTGGGATATTCCGATTGCCGAGTCCTTTTCGCTGCTGAAGGATATCTACCAGATTCCGGATGCCCTCTATAGGAAGAACATGGACTTGTTCACCGAAATGCTCGGGATGAGCGAATTCATCCACCTGTCCGCGCGGAAGCTCTCGCTGGGTCAGCGTATGCGTGCCGATCTGGCCGCTGCCCTGCTGCATAATCCGCCGATTCTGTATCTTGATGAGCCGACGATTGGCCTTGACGTATCCGTGAAGGAGAAGATCCGCGGGTTCATCAAGCAGATCAACCAGGAGCAGCAGACGACCGTGATGCTGACGACCCATGATCTGGGCGACATTGAGGATCTGTGCAAGCGGCTGGTCATTATCGATCACGGCGCGATTATTTATGACGGTACGCTGAGCGAGGTCAAGGCCCGTTTTGCCAAAAACCGCGTCATCTTCTTCCAGGTACGCTCCCCTATGCCAGAGTTGTACGAACTGCTGGAGCAGAGTCCCGGGCTGAAGCTGGAACAGCAGAGCAGCCAGGAGTTCTCGGTCACTTTTGACCGGTATGAATATACCGCCAGTGAAGTGGTCAGCCGGGTGATGAAGCATGGGGAGGTACTAGATTTCCGCATGGAGGATACCCACATTGAGCAGGTCATTAAGGCGGTCTATGACGGCCAACTGGACTTGAACGAGCACCGGGGAGCAAGGGGGCAGGCGCACCATGACGACAGCAGCCCGGCTTAA
- a CDS encoding ABC-2 family transporter protein: MTTAARLNKYRSIANRSLQNVMAYRNSYIINLLANSINLVAIFFLWQGIYGGREAVGGYSWDQMKTYLLVTFLANSVLSWYSETAISGKILDGSVAMDLLKPIDFQTARFAETLGASLLEGAMSTILLIVFATFLTGVTFPHSPVVYLLFAVSLLCAVVVKFGVVYLAALLCFWSTGSLGIVWTRIALTNLLSGALVPLAFFPDWLEKLALLLPFQAIIHTPTMIFLQQADTWESLRLIGIQLFWGAALWMAGKAMWNWAVRQVTIHGG, from the coding sequence ATGACGACAGCAGCCCGGCTTAACAAATACAGAAGTATTGCCAATCGTTCTCTGCAAAATGTGATGGCCTACCGGAACTCCTACATCATTAATTTGCTCGCAAACTCCATTAATCTGGTCGCGATCTTCTTCCTCTGGCAGGGAATCTATGGCGGGCGTGAGGCGGTGGGCGGCTACTCCTGGGATCAGATGAAAACCTATCTGCTGGTGACATTCCTGGCCAATTCCGTCTTATCCTGGTATTCCGAGACCGCCATCTCCGGCAAAATCCTGGACGGCAGCGTCGCTATGGACCTGTTGAAGCCGATTGATTTTCAGACGGCCCGATTCGCTGAGACCTTAGGTGCAAGTCTGCTGGAGGGGGCGATGAGCACAATTCTGCTGATCGTGTTCGCCACCTTCCTTACCGGAGTGACCTTCCCCCACTCGCCGGTCGTCTATCTGCTGTTTGCGGTCAGTCTGCTCTGCGCGGTTGTGGTCAAATTCGGCGTGGTCTATCTGGCGGCTCTGTTATGCTTCTGGTCGACGGGATCCCTTGGGATTGTCTGGACGCGGATTGCGCTTACTAACCTGCTGTCGGGCGCGCTGGTGCCGCTGGCCTTCTTCCCGGATTGGCTGGAAAAGCTGGCGCTGCTGCTGCCCTTCCAGGCCATCATTCATACGCCAACGATGATCTTCCTGCAGCAGGCAGATACGTGGGAGAGCCTGCGGCTGATCGGGATTCAGCTCTTTTGGGGGGCAGCGCTCTGGATGGCGGGCAAAGCCATGTGGAACTGGGCGGTCCGCCAGGTGACCATTCATGGAGGCTAA
- a CDS encoding ABC-2 family transporter protein: MKISQMLYLYRRLYVQQLKAILEYNKDFYILMCSAALTQVLGFVFLWVIYDRIPDIQGWQFWEVTFMYAMIFLTEGAGSLFFEGSWRLGRLVNTGELDRYLLRPVPVVLQVFCTGIGINGLGNLLIGGVIIWQSLMHSPIHWTAGKAAILILLFVTAVIIRVSINLMGNSAAFWIRNAGNAFPLMVHNLSDLAKYPITLFPQAIRIFISTVLPYAFISFYPATYIFGKSGWSGWWLLAPVAAIGSAAAAYGVFRYGLSRYESTGN; the protein is encoded by the coding sequence ATGAAAATATCGCAAATGCTCTATCTCTATAGAAGGCTATATGTGCAGCAGCTCAAGGCAATTCTGGAGTATAACAAAGACTTTTACATCCTAATGTGCTCGGCGGCCTTGACGCAGGTTCTGGGATTCGTGTTCCTGTGGGTGATTTATGACCGGATTCCAGACATTCAGGGCTGGCAGTTCTGGGAGGTCACCTTCATGTACGCCATGATCTTCCTGACGGAGGGGGCGGGTTCGCTGTTCTTCGAGGGAAGCTGGCGGTTGGGCAGGCTGGTCAACACAGGGGAGCTGGACCGTTATCTGCTGCGGCCGGTGCCGGTGGTTCTTCAGGTGTTCTGCACGGGGATTGGGATTAACGGACTCGGCAATCTGCTCATCGGCGGAGTGATCATCTGGCAGTCGCTCATGCACAGCCCTATCCACTGGACTGCGGGTAAGGCCGCTATTCTTATCCTGCTGTTCGTCACAGCGGTGATTATCCGGGTATCCATTAATCTCATGGGCAACTCGGCGGCCTTTTGGATTCGCAATGCCGGGAATGCGTTCCCGCTGATGGTGCATAATCTGTCCGATCTGGCCAAATACCCGATTACCCTGTTTCCGCAGGCGATCCGCATCTTTATTTCGACGGTGCTGCCCTATGCGTTCATCAGCTTCTACCCGGCAACCTATATTTTCGGCAAAAGCGGCTGGTCCGGCTGGTGGCTCCTCGCCCCTGTCGCAGCTATCGGAAGCGCAGCTGCGGCTTACGGAGTATTCCGGTACGGGTTGTCCCGGTATGAGAGTACGGGGAACTGA
- a CDS encoding L-rhamnose mutarotase: MGSNKLAWTWKVKEECLEEYVQMHLEPWPEILEEHSKAGIRNYSIFQNGNQFFYCFECDDTEAAFAYIAGSDACNRWNAITSKMVEGSFDFNDAVPMVPLREVFYLK, from the coding sequence ATGGGCAGTAATAAGCTGGCTTGGACCTGGAAGGTGAAAGAGGAATGCCTGGAGGAATACGTACAGATGCATCTGGAGCCGTGGCCGGAGATTCTGGAGGAGCACAGCAAGGCGGGCATCCGCAATTATTCGATTTTTCAGAACGGCAACCAGTTCTTCTATTGCTTTGAATGTGATGATACGGAAGCTGCGTTCGCCTATATTGCCGGGAGTGATGCCTGCAACCGCTGGAATGCGATCACCTCGAAGATGGTCGAAGGTTCCTTTGATTTCAACGACGCGGTTCCGATGGTGCCGCTGCGTGAGGTCTTTTATCTGAAGTAG
- a CDS encoding ABC transporter permease, whose translation MDKILIIAWNMIRRSIGTFRGLMVFILLPGVVVAAIISLTGGMAEGPATVLYANSDTGAAGRHLITELEQAGEYRFEPRSGEAALKEATIKQEGTVGVFIPAGYTAALLAGEPPQISIYELRASESSIMMKLKITATAAQIAEAAHTVTAASGGTGDMQAQLAAVLKQSEQHNVVGTRTDYDLYPRQTLGVVTGMTLMFLMALVTSSVSQITDDRRGRTMMRMFSAPVRSYEIALGNFLGSFLVGMIQILVVLVLGKWVLRYDYEMPLFLYFLVLAAFMLVSMGIASTVAGLIRNPRNAGMLNSLILTPTCMLGGCFWPVSIMPEYMQKLANFTPQKWAIQAVDIAATGGGWNELWLPFAILGLMAAVLLAIGSAILRPNEAGIST comes from the coding sequence GTGGATAAAATATTAATTATTGCCTGGAATATGATTAGACGAAGCATTGGCACCTTCAGGGGGCTTATGGTATTCATTCTGCTTCCCGGCGTAGTGGTGGCAGCGATTATCTCCCTTACCGGAGGGATGGCGGAGGGGCCGGCAACTGTGTTGTATGCCAACTCGGATACGGGGGCAGCCGGCAGACATTTGATTACGGAACTGGAGCAGGCCGGAGAATATAGGTTCGAGCCGCGCAGCGGCGAGGCCGCTTTGAAGGAAGCGACCATTAAGCAGGAGGGGACGGTGGGGGTGTTCATTCCTGCCGGGTACACTGCCGCCTTGCTGGCGGGGGAGCCGCCGCAGATCAGCATCTATGAGCTGCGGGCAAGTGAAAGCTCAATCATGATGAAGCTGAAGATCACCGCCACTGCCGCTCAGATTGCCGAAGCAGCGCATACCGTTACTGCCGCAAGCGGAGGAACAGGCGATATGCAGGCGCAGCTCGCTGCTGTGCTGAAGCAGTCGGAGCAGCACAACGTGGTCGGCACCCGCACCGATTATGATCTCTATCCGCGGCAGACGCTGGGCGTGGTTACAGGGATGACGCTCATGTTCCTGATGGCACTGGTGACCAGCTCCGTCTCCCAGATCACAGATGACCGCAGAGGGCGTACCATGATGCGCATGTTCAGCGCGCCGGTCCGTTCTTACGAAATTGCGCTTGGCAACTTCCTGGGCAGCTTCCTTGTAGGAATGATTCAGATTCTTGTCGTGCTGGTCCTGGGAAAATGGGTGCTCCGTTACGATTACGAGATGCCGCTCTTTCTCTACTTCCTGGTTCTGGCGGCCTTCATGCTGGTATCTATGGGCATCGCCAGCACCGTTGCAGGCCTGATCCGCAATCCGCGGAATGCGGGGATGCTGAATTCGCTGATTCTTACCCCGACCTGTATGCTGGGCGGCTGCTTCTGGCCCGTCTCCATCATGCCGGAATATATGCAGAAGCTGGCCAACTTTACACCGCAGAAGTGGGCCATTCAGGCGGTAGACATTGCCGCAACCGGCGGCGGCTGGAATGAACTGTGGCTGCCGTTTGCGATCCTTGGCCTGATGGCTGCCGTTCTGCTGGCGATTGGCTCTGCCATTCTCCGTCCGAATGAAGCGGGAATCAGCACCTGA
- a CDS encoding ABC transporter permease, with protein sequence MNIWIIMGFELRRQLRSRTLLLNMFLLPLVLIFLLGASLSGVVGVQGADEIKPVRVAIVNNGGGGAEASAILTAFLETPEVKGLIIPVKTESREAAESGLRTSKFAYGVIVPPGFDQEVQSGKKASLEFILGRSHDDNRVAGTAFDNLLMELNYKQAAAVTLGPQALTATSAPAGKPGVVLGDLNNGGRTYSAAQFYAASMLLMFLMYSGLTVAASLFNDKENHTLFRIHSMPVKDSHLFIGKILGVGLVSILQCLTIILLSDWLFGVYWGNRPGLLLLFCLLMIAASMTLGVLICLFSRTSATATNIISVLTIVMTFVSGGMAPLPDSWVNSAGAFTLNHWVQQAFIRMMLHSGLDQLLPNLWVMCFISAALFAAVIVSYRKVGYRG encoded by the coding sequence GTGAATATCTGGATCATTATGGGGTTTGAGCTGCGCAGGCAGCTCCGTTCACGCACATTGCTGCTTAATATGTTCCTGCTGCCGCTGGTGCTGATCTTCCTCTTGGGCGCTTCGCTCTCCGGGGTGGTCGGAGTACAGGGGGCAGATGAGATCAAGCCTGTACGAGTAGCTATTGTGAATAACGGAGGCGGAGGGGCAGAGGCATCAGCGATTCTTACAGCTTTTCTGGAGACGCCTGAGGTGAAGGGGCTCATTATTCCTGTCAAGACAGAGAGCCGTGAAGCCGCAGAGAGCGGGCTGCGCACCAGTAAATTTGCCTATGGCGTTATTGTCCCTCCGGGCTTTGACCAGGAGGTGCAGAGCGGTAAGAAGGCGAGCCTGGAGTTCATTCTGGGCAGGAGCCATGACGATAACCGGGTAGCGGGAACAGCCTTCGACAATCTGCTGATGGAGCTGAATTATAAGCAGGCGGCAGCCGTTACGCTTGGGCCGCAGGCGCTTACAGCGACTTCGGCACCTGCCGGGAAGCCGGGGGTGGTGCTGGGAGATCTGAACAATGGCGGGAGGACCTATTCGGCAGCCCAATTCTATGCGGCGTCCATGCTGCTGATGTTCCTGATGTACAGCGGACTTACTGTGGCAGCCTCACTTTTTAACGATAAAGAGAACCATACGCTGTTCAGAATCCATTCCATGCCGGTAAAAGACAGTCATCTGTTCATTGGCAAAATACTCGGCGTAGGCCTGGTCAGCATCCTGCAGTGCCTTACGATTATTCTGCTGTCTGACTGGCTGTTCGGGGTCTATTGGGGCAACCGCCCGGGACTGCTGCTGCTGTTCTGTCTGCTGATGATTGCCGCCTCCATGACGCTGGGCGTACTGATCTGCCTCTTCAGCCGGACCTCGGCGACTGCAACGAACATCATTAGTGTCCTGACTATAGTGATGACCTTCGTCAGCGGTGGAATGGCGCCGCTTCCCGATTCCTGGGTGAACAGCGCAGGTGCATTCACGCTCAACCATTGGGTGCAGCAGGCGTTCATCCGGATGATGCTGCATTCCGGTCTGGATCAGCTTTTGCCGAATCTGTGGGTGATGTGCTTCATCAGCGCGGCATTATTCGCGGCAGTGATTGTCTCATACCGGAAGGTGGGTTACCGTGGATAA
- a CDS encoding ABC transporter ATP-binding protein — translation MALAVLSDVVKRYDGKLIVDHVNFNIQEGEIFGLLGPNGAGKSTTISMICGLLQADSGEIRIDGLSVRERPLEVKKRIGLVPQELALYENMSATDNVSFFGRLYGLRGQLLKERTREALEFTGLSDRAKDKPSTFSGGMKRRLNIACAIMHRPRLIIMDEPTVGIDPQSRNHILESVKALNKMGSSVIYTSHYMEEVAAICDRVAIMDQGHIIACGTENELRERVAHEEKIVVKAAGVTPALMNELGQHPRINRVEAVQDAIELYLPSSQSALQDILFIFSKHEGVISSLNIEEPDLETLFLSLTGRTLRD, via the coding sequence ATGGCACTTGCAGTACTGAGCGATGTTGTGAAGAGATATGACGGTAAGCTGATTGTGGATCACGTGAATTTCAATATACAGGAGGGTGAAATCTTCGGCCTGCTGGGCCCGAACGGTGCCGGAAAAAGCACGACCATCAGCATGATCTGCGGGCTGCTTCAAGCCGACAGCGGCGAGATCCGGATCGACGGGCTGTCCGTAAGAGAGCGGCCGCTTGAGGTGAAGAAGCGGATTGGCCTTGTGCCCCAGGAGCTGGCATTATACGAGAATATGTCGGCAACCGATAATGTAAGCTTTTTCGGCAGGCTCTATGGGCTGCGCGGACAGCTGCTGAAGGAGCGGACCCGGGAAGCGCTGGAGTTCACCGGTCTTAGCGACCGGGCCAAGGATAAGCCGTCCACCTTCTCGGGAGGGATGAAAAGACGGCTGAATATCGCCTGCGCCATCATGCACCGGCCGCGCCTGATTATTATGGATGAACCCACAGTCGGCATTGATCCGCAGTCGCGCAATCATATTCTGGAATCCGTGAAGGCTCTGAATAAGATGGGGTCGTCGGTGATCTACACCAGCCATTATATGGAGGAGGTAGCTGCGATCTGTGACCGGGTAGCCATTATGGACCAGGGGCATATCATTGCCTGCGGTACGGAGAACGAGCTGCGCGAACGGGTGGCCCACGAGGAGAAAATCGTTGTGAAGGCAGCGGGCGTCACCCCTGCCTTAATGAACGAACTGGGGCAGCATCCCCGGATCAACCGGGTAGAAGCGGTGCAGGATGCGATTGAGCTGTATCTTCCCTCCTCGCAAAGTGCGCTCCAGGATATTCTGTTTATTTTCTCCAAGCACGAAGGGGTCATTTCCTCCCTGAATATTGAAGAGCCGGATCTGGAGACCTTGTTCCTTAGTCTGACCGGCCGGACCTTGCGGGACTAG
- a CDS encoding sensor histidine kinase, with amino-acid sequence MTRELILLRYSLLIIPAIFSIQVYEFADYDRFTLHFMLLMLLVTLGARTSGSLAALTGGMELVLTAWLCYEYGPLMVFPALSAVISYTRRQPKNTALTFFCIHLALLNAALLNAAPAVLVFTNLTFLLGAGLNLLLLRTGRGRADTLFLYDELRKKHFELEEARARLLQFTSHIEVAAQAEERIRIARQLHDDIGHRLIRVKMMTEAAIHTLPAAPETGLQMMNQIRDQLSGSMDDMRAALKQINPTPQSEGAYALDRLLEEVGRDTGIATSYTVQGIPYPLYPSLQVVLYTNAREAITNALRHGQASSVWVEITYTEHEVRMETGNNGKLPEAEPLSRLPGSSGMGMKGMSERCSMVGGTLELRLEPQFTVVTRLPVYRQPERVLR; translated from the coding sequence TTGACCAGAGAACTGATACTGCTGCGCTATAGCCTGCTGATCATCCCGGCGATCTTCTCGATTCAAGTCTATGAATTCGCCGACTATGACAGGTTCACTCTGCATTTCATGCTGCTGATGCTGCTGGTCACACTGGGTGCAAGGACTTCCGGATCTCTCGCCGCACTGACCGGAGGCATGGAGCTGGTCCTCACTGCCTGGCTTTGTTATGAATACGGGCCGCTGATGGTTTTTCCGGCCTTGTCTGCGGTGATCTCCTATACCCGGCGGCAGCCCAAGAATACAGCCCTTACCTTCTTCTGTATTCATCTAGCCCTGCTGAATGCTGCCCTGCTGAATGCGGCTCCGGCAGTGCTTGTGTTCACGAACCTTACCTTCCTGCTGGGTGCCGGCCTGAACCTGCTGCTGCTCCGGACAGGGCGCGGGCGTGCCGATACCTTATTCCTCTATGATGAGCTGCGCAAAAAGCATTTCGAGCTGGAAGAAGCACGCGCAAGGCTGCTCCAGTTCACCTCGCACATAGAGGTGGCCGCGCAGGCCGAGGAACGGATACGGATTGCCCGCCAGCTGCATGATGACATCGGCCACCGGCTGATCCGGGTCAAGATGATGACTGAAGCGGCCATCCACACCCTCCCTGCCGCACCCGAAACGGGACTGCAGATGATGAACCAGATCCGGGATCAGCTCTCGGGCAGTATGGACGATATGCGTGCGGCACTGAAGCAGATTAACCCTACTCCGCAGTCAGAAGGTGCCTATGCGCTGGACCGGCTGCTGGAAGAAGTGGGCCGCGATACCGGCATTGCCACCTCCTATACGGTGCAAGGGATTCCTTATCCGCTCTATCCGAGCCTTCAGGTTGTGCTGTACACCAATGCCCGGGAGGCCATCACCAATGCACTGCGGCACGGGCAGGCCAGCTCCGTATGGGTGGAGATCACCTATACGGAGCATGAGGTGCGGATGGAGACCGGCAATAACGGGAAGCTGCCCGAAGCTGAACCGCTGAGCCGTCTGCCGGGCAGCAGCGGGATGGGCATGAAGGGCATGAGCGAGCGCTGCTCCATGGTGGGCGGGACGCTGGAGCTGCGGCTGGAGCCGCAGTTCACGGTTGTTACCCGGCTGCCGGTGTATCGGCAGCCGGAGAGAGTGCTGCGCTGA
- a CDS encoding response regulator transcription factor — translation MIRVLIVDDDSFIRESLKVLIGMDAGIEVAGTAGDGREALSLLGELPGGADVVLMDIRMPGCDGVEGARLIKKTYPAVAVLMLTTFDDDEYIIEALRAGASGYLLKNIPPDRIIQGIKTVHEGNMLIHPEIARKLAGFLQPSARQEASESAQPLASYGLTKSEQAVVTSIAEGLTNKEIAAKLFLSEGTVKNYITDILSKLGVRDRTQIAILYLKTERVNP, via the coding sequence ATGATTAGAGTATTGATTGTTGACGATGATTCTTTTATCCGCGAGAGCTTGAAGGTGTTGATCGGGATGGATGCCGGTATCGAAGTGGCTGGAACCGCAGGCGATGGACGGGAGGCTCTGTCCTTGCTCGGGGAGCTGCCCGGCGGAGCGGATGTTGTACTTATGGACATCCGTATGCCGGGCTGTGATGGGGTGGAAGGTGCACGGCTGATCAAAAAAACTTATCCGGCAGTAGCCGTCCTGATGCTGACGACCTTCGATGATGACGAGTATATTATTGAGGCTCTGCGCGCTGGAGCCAGCGGATATCTGCTCAAGAACATCCCGCCGGACCGGATCATTCAAGGCATCAAGACCGTACATGAGGGCAATATGCTCATTCATCCCGAGATCGCCCGTAAGCTGGCCGGCTTCCTCCAGCCATCCGCGCGTCAGGAAGCCTCCGAGTCGGCTCAACCGCTTGCTTCCTATGGCCTGACCAAGTCCGAGCAGGCAGTCGTTACCTCCATTGCAGAGGGACTCACTAACAAGGAAATCGCCGCCAAGCTGTTCCTGAGCGAAGGCACCGTCAAAAACTATATTACCGACATCCTCAGTAAGCTCGGCGTACGCGACCGGACACAGATTGCGATTCTGTACCTGAAGACAGAGCGGGTGAACCCTTGA
- a CDS encoding PDZ domain-containing protein — MQPYYYIAIVFIALYYRRQVVLERKLIHVKLHSWGPETWRTVWTGGLMGLLVSLAAVALGVSVTYTAVACIWVVSLVLMLFRVRYLCFAYAIGALGIVQFVLSFFPGTLQSGVAGTVAGAVRTMDIPALLALAALLHVAEALLARWQGPRLATPLFLAGKRGKVVGGYQLQAFWPLPLFVLIPAGAGIGELPWHPLLGGGLGLVSLPVIIGFSEMTQGMLPGRKAARTFGRLLVYSAVLLGLSLLADLWSPLTVVAALAAIALHEGLSWYSALEERSLSPVFVHPPAGRKVLAVLQGSPAQELGILPGEILLKVNGVLLTSAAQLHEALRMNPAFCKLEVQNREGESKYLQRAIYAGDHHQLGIILVPDPDGGITAETKPSSIFSIIGMRTGIRQRGVQGDRLGRTKKTPPAEAKQTSPAETKQESAGV; from the coding sequence ATGCAGCCCTATTACTATATCGCTATTGTATTTATTGCCCTGTATTACCGCAGGCAGGTGGTCCTGGAGCGGAAGCTTATTCATGTGAAGCTGCATAGCTGGGGACCGGAAACCTGGCGGACCGTCTGGACCGGCGGACTTATGGGGCTGCTTGTTTCCCTTGCCGCAGTTGCACTGGGAGTCTCAGTGACCTATACGGCTGTAGCCTGTATCTGGGTGGTCAGTCTTGTCTTAATGCTGTTTCGGGTGCGTTACTTATGCTTTGCGTATGCCATAGGCGCGCTTGGAATTGTGCAGTTTGTCCTGTCGTTCTTCCCGGGGACGCTACAGAGCGGAGTCGCCGGAACGGTTGCCGGTGCCGTGCGGACGATGGACATCCCCGCGCTGCTGGCGCTCGCCGCGCTGCTGCACGTGGCCGAGGCGCTGCTGGCGCGCTGGCAGGGGCCCCGGCTGGCGACGCCGCTGTTCCTTGCCGGCAAGCGCGGCAAGGTGGTGGGCGGCTACCAGTTGCAGGCCTTCTGGCCGCTGCCGCTGTTCGTGCTGATTCCCGCAGGTGCGGGAATCGGTGAATTGCCGTGGCATCCGCTGCTGGGCGGGGGCCTCGGCCTGGTCTCGCTGCCGGTCATCATCGGCTTTAGCGAGATGACCCAGGGCATGCTGCCCGGACGCAAGGCGGCCCGGACGTTCGGACGGCTGCTGGTCTACAGCGCCGTCCTGCTCGGCCTCAGCCTGCTTGCGGACCTATGGAGCCCGCTGACGGTGGTCGCGGCGCTCGCGGCTATTGCGCTGCACGAAGGGTTAAGCTGGTACAGCGCTCTGGAGGAGCGCAGCCTTAGCCCCGTCTTCGTGCATCCCCCGGCCGGCCGCAAGGTGCTGGCCGTGCTGCAGGGCAGCCCCGCGCAGGAGCTGGGCATCCTGCCCGGCGAGATCCTGCTGAAGGTCAACGGGGTCCTGTTGACCAGCGCGGCGCAGCTGCATGAGGCGCTGCGCATGAACCCCGCGTTCTGCAAGCTGGAGGTGCAGAACCGCGAAGGCGAGAGCAAGTATCTGCAGCGCGCGATCTATGCCGGGGACCATCATCAGCTCGGCATCATTCTGGTGCCGGACCCGGACGGGGGCATCACCGCAGAGACCAAGCCGTCCAGCATCTTCAGCATCATCGGGATGCGCACAGGCATCCGCCAGCGGGGCGTGCAGGGTGACCGGCTGGGCCGGACGAAGAAAACGCCGCCTGCAGAGGCTAAGCAGACCTCTCCGGCAGAGACCAAGCAGGAATCTGCCGGTGTCTGA